The Methanobacterium alcaliphilum nucleotide sequence GAGTTTTACGTGGTTTTAATTTGCCCTCTAAAAAAAATCAGGGCAATAATATCACTTTAAAACCTTTTTTTAATTTATTAAATGTTTAGATAATTATTCATCTAATAAATGGCAGATGCCCGCCACTCTGGATATATCCAGTATAAATGCTACACCTTTTCCCGGTTCTTCCAATTCTCCTTTGGTTACTACAGATTCAAATACTTGATTTACCAGCGAATCTTTAATTATGATCATTACTACTTCTTTTTCAGGTTCAATAGGAACACCTAAAAATTTACCATGTTCATGTATACTGGTTCCTCTAGCATAATAAGTGGTTCCACCTTCTGCACCTGCTTCACGAGCAGCACTCATGATAAAACTTCCACGCCCTGCTTCCACAATAACGTATATCAATTTAAACCCAGAACAAGTATTTTCCATCATTTTGTTTCACTCCTTTTGATTAGAATGCCTAAAAAAAGCATGATTATTATGGGAAACATGGCCACAAGACCCACTGTACCCAATCCTAAAAACCCAAAATTATCATCATTTAACCCCATGGCCAGGCTGGTCATAATTGGTAAGACAAAAGTTACAACTACCGGACCAGTAGCCACAGCCCCCGAATCAAAGGCAATGGGAATGAAATCTTTTGGGCTTATCAAGACAAGAATAATTATTAATAAATAACCCGGTATTATAATCAGGCTGAGGGGTAAATTTAGATAAATTCTTAAAACTGAAAACAAAAGTGCTAATCCTACCCCCAGGGCGATGCTCAAAATCATGAGATTGCTTTTAATATAACCAGACGATACTTTCTCTACTTCATATACAAATACATTAACTGCAGGTTCAGCCAGTATGGCAAACACCCCGACAATAAATGAGAATATAATAACCCAAAAATAATCTAATGAAGATAGAAAAGTCCCTATGTGATTTCCCATAGGTATTAAACTAATTTTTGCCCCGAAAAAGAAAAAGAAAAAGCCGATAATAGTCATGAAAATGCCTGAAATTAAATCCCCTATA carries:
- a CDS encoding P-II family nitrogen regulator translates to MMENTCSGFKLIYVIVEAGRGSFIMSAAREAGAEGGTTYYARGTSIHEHGKFLGVPIEPEKEVVMIIIKDSLVNQVFESVVTKGELEEPGKGVAFILDISRVAGICHLLDE
- a CDS encoding DUF1538 domain-containing protein; this encodes MIIMSAAEAFLEVIEAIAPVLILFFIFQVLILKKVPKNIGDLISGIFMTIIGFFFFFFGAKISLIPMGNHIGTFLSSLDYFWVIIFSFIVGVFAILAEPAVNVFVYEVEKVSSGYIKSNLMILSIALGVGLALLFSVLRIYLNLPLSLIIIPGYLLIIILVLISPKDFIPIAFDSGAVATGPVVVTFVLPIMTSLAMGLNDDNFGFLGLGTVGLVAMFPIIIMLFLGILIKRSETK